Proteins from a single region of Ischnura elegans chromosome 2, ioIscEleg1.1, whole genome shotgun sequence:
- the LOC124154132 gene encoding circumsporozoite protein-like, whose protein sequence is MVKVLLICTLAVFLMASPGTGKELSDELYETPRGENLRQRRTLEHLGDILKIAKIVFPGVFGETSNPHYPQWPQMPQGYNFPQIPGFPQLPGFPQIPGYPQLPGYPQMTGYPPIPNSPQGSYFPPRPYPPAGTYNPQGQNNPMGTFNPPPQYRFQQVPQPYRVPG, encoded by the coding sequence ATGGTGAAGGTGTTGCTGATCTGCACTTTGGCAGTGTTCCTGATGGCCAGCCCGGGCACCGGCAAGGAATTGAGCGACGAGTTGTACGAGACCCCGCGAGGAGAGAACCTCCGCCAGCGTAGGACCTTGGAGCACCTGGGAGATATACTCAAAATTGCGAAGATAGTATTCCCAGGAGTTTTTGGGGAAACTTCGAATCCCCATTACCCTCAGTGGCCACAAATGCCTCAAGGGTATAACTTTCCTCAAATACCAGGCTTCCCACAATTACCAGGCTTCCCACAAATACCAGGATACCCACAATTACCAGGCTACCCACAAATGACAGGCTATCCTCCAATACCAAACTCTCCTCAAGGAAGTTATTTCCCTCCACGTCCCTACCCTCCAGCAGGCACTTACAACCCACAAGGGCAAAACAATCCTATGGGAACATTCAATCCTCCACCTCAATACAGATTTCAACAAGTACCTCAGCCTTACAGGGTACCTGGATAG
- the LOC124154131 gene encoding glycine-rich cell wall structural protein 1.0-like → MAALFYPRAIATLVLLFAVALVTPLPRARRAPAPQEFYDAEPETRVRPRHHPLEDWIRQGGWQDFYNQLRDLWLQWTSGAGSRIRRDADPLDEEDAMKLAILLDAIMDEDLAFEEEMTGEGEPVDSPADGAVDEPATSGGDEGTPAEGGEETGCGGGGKGGGKGGADKGGGGKGGGGGKGGAGGGKGGGKGGKGGCKGGGANKGGGANKGGANKGGANKGGANKGGANKGGANKGSGADEVEGGAAVGEESAAISPVAAEDAAEGAQEQLAEACAEEGSGNGGEGEAEGSGAEAAAPEVEGGEQ, encoded by the exons ATGGCCGCTCTATTTTATCCGCGGGCCATTGCCACGCTTGTATTGTTGTTTGCGGTAGCATTGGTCACACCTTTGCCCCGGGCCAGGAGGGCACCCGCCCCCCAGGAATTTTACGATGCGGAGCCCGAAACAAGG GTGAGGCCTCGTCACCACCCTCTGGAGGACTGGATTAGACAAGGCGGTTGGCAGGACTTTTACAATCAGCTGAGGGACCTATGGTTGCAGTGGACTAGTGGGGCGGGTTCACGGATAAGGAGAGATGCCGATCCTTTGGACGAAGAGGATGCGATGAAGTTGGCGATCCTATTGGATGCTATCATGGACGAGGATCTTGCCTTCGAGGAGGAGATGACCGGAGAAGGCGAACCAGTGGACAGTCCGGCGGATGGTGCAGTGGACGAACCCGCAACCAGCGGAG GAGATGAAGGGACACCAGCGGAAGGAGGCGAAGAGACTGGCTGCGGCGGCGGGGGCAAAGGTGGTGGCAAAGGTGGCGCCGACAAGGGTGGCGGCGGCAAAGGAGGCGGCGGAGGCAAGGGGGGCGCTGGCGGAGGCAAAGGGGGCGGAAAAGGTGGCAAGGGAGGCTGCAAGGGAGGAGGTGCCAACAAAGGAGGTGGTGCTAACAAAGGCGGTGCCAACAAAGGCGGTGCCAACAAAGGTGGTGCCAACAAAGGTGGTGCCAACAAAGGTGGTGCTAACAAAGGAAGCGGTGCTGATGAAGTGGAGGGAGGAGCTGCCGTCGGTGAAGAGTCTGCCGCGATATCGCCTGTGGCGGCAGAGGATGCCGCGGAGGGTGCCCAAGAACAGTTGGCGGAGGCCTGCGCCGAAGAGGGCTCCGGCAATGGTGGCGAAGGTGAGGCCGAAGGGTCGGGAGCTGAAGCGGCTGCTCCAGAAGTCGAGGGAGGAGAACAGTGA